CCCTCGGCAGGCCCCCGCGCACCGGGGGGCCGGGGCGGCGAACCTGTGGAGATGATGCAGATGATGCGAAGACGAGTGGGTCGTCCTTGCGTGACTGAGGCGAGTGTGGACGAGCGCTCCGAGCCTGAACGGTAAACATGAAAGAGACACCACGGATGAGTGAATCAACGCCGCCGTGAGCGAACAGGGTGAGCGAGCGTAGGCTCGTTCTCGGCGCTCTCCGGGCCGAAATACGATGCGGCGGGCACGGTCGGCCCATCCCTCGACCGCCACAGAACTCAATGGAAGCGAGATTTCACCACCGTGACTGCTCTCACTCTCAGCACTGCCGGCGCGGCGACGCTCCGCGCCGACGCCCTCGTCATCGGCGTCGCGAAGTCCGGGAAGGCGCTCGTCGTCGCGCCGGGCGCCGAGGCCGTCGACAAGGCCTTCGACGGTCGGCTCGCCGCCGTCCTGGAGACGCTGGGTGCCTCGGGTGCCGAGGGTGAGGCGACCAAGCTGCCCGCCCCCGCCGGCATCAAGGCCCCCGTCGTCCTGGCCGTCGGCCTGGGCTCCGCGCCCGAGGACGGCGAGTCCTACGCCGCGGAGACCCTCCGCCGCGCCGCCGGTGTCGCCGCCCGCGTCCTGACCGGCTCGAAGAAGGCCGCGTTCGCGCTGCCGATCGACGACGCCGAGGACGCCGCCGCCATCGCGGAGGGCGCCCTGCTCGGCGCGTACGCCTTCGACCAGTACCGGACGTCGGGGGACGCCAAGGACGCCAGGAAGCCGCTGGGCGAGGTCGCCCTCCTCGGTGCCAAGCCGCGCGACAAGGCCCACAAGGCCGCCGCCGAGCGCGCCCAGGCCGTCGCCGAGGAGATCAACCGCGCCCGCGACCTGATCAACATGCCGCCGAACGACCTGACGCCGGCCGCCTTCGCCACCGCCGCCCAGGCCGCCGGCAAGGAGCACGGCCTCAAGGTCCTGGTCCTCGACGAGAAGGCGCTCGCCAAGGGCGGCTTCGGCGGCATCCTCGGCGTCGGCGTCGGTTCGCAGAACCCGCCGCGCCTGGTCCGGATCGGCTACACCCACCCGAAGGCGGAGAAGACCCTCGCCCTGGTCGGCAAGGGCATCACCTACGACTCGGGCGGCATCTCCCTGAAGCCGGCCGGCCACAACGAGACGATGAAGTGCGACATGAGCGGCGCCGCCGCCGTGTTCTCCACC
This sequence is a window from Streptomyces sp. NBC_00691. Protein-coding genes within it:
- a CDS encoding leucyl aminopeptidase yields the protein MTALTLSTAGAATLRADALVIGVAKSGKALVVAPGAEAVDKAFDGRLAAVLETLGASGAEGEATKLPAPAGIKAPVVLAVGLGSAPEDGESYAAETLRRAAGVAARVLTGSKKAAFALPIDDAEDAAAIAEGALLGAYAFDQYRTSGDAKDARKPLGEVALLGAKPRDKAHKAAAERAQAVAEEINRARDLINMPPNDLTPAAFATAAQAAGKEHGLKVLVLDEKALAKGGFGGILGVGVGSQNPPRLVRIGYTHPKAEKTLALVGKGITYDSGGISLKPAGHNETMKCDMSGAAAVFSTVVAAARLGLEVNVTGWLALAENMPSGSATRPGDVLRMYSGKTVEVLNTDAEGRLVLADALTKASEEHPDAIVDVATLTGAMVLALGNRTFGIMANDDDFRSTIHEIAEEVGEASWPMPLPADLRKGMDSPTADIANMGERMGGGLVAGLFLQEFVGEGITWAHLDIAGPAFHEGAPYGYTPKGGTGSSVRTLVRLAELTAAGEV